The following are encoded together in the Choloepus didactylus isolate mChoDid1 chromosome 7, mChoDid1.pri, whole genome shotgun sequence genome:
- the LOC119540119 gene encoding olfactory receptor 2G3-like yields MKGTNLSSPAGFILLGFSDQPQLEMVLLMVISVIYILTLMGNTAIILVSYLNPKLHTPMYLFLSNLSFLDLCFTTSIVPQMLWNLKGPEKTISYTGCVIQLYVALGLGSTECVLLTVMAYDRFNAICRPLHYGITMHKKHLQQLAAVAWSSGFVGSTVQTVLVFQFPLCSHHRVDDFVCEVPALMKITCVDTAFLENELTIAGALYVVMPLGLILVSYGCIVRSVLRIKSAEGRRRAFGTCGSHLIAVVLFFGTLISVYMQPKSKYSQNHSKFLTLFYTVVTPSLNPLIYTLRNKDIKWALKRLLKRDPS; encoded by the coding sequence atgaaagggaCAAATTTGAGCAGCCCAGCAGGTTTTATCCTCCTCGGCTTTTCTGACCAGCCCCAGCTGGAGATGGTTCTCCTTATGGTCATCTCTGTCATCTACATTCTGACACTGATGGGGAACACAGCCATCATACTGGTCTCATATCTGAACCCCAAACTCCATACGCCCATGTATTTATTCCTCTCTAATCTCTCCTTCCTGGACCTCTGTTTCACAACCAGTATTGTCCCACAGATGCTTTGGAATCTCAAGGGTCCTGAGAAGACCATTAGCTACACTGGTTGTGTGATCCAGCTGTACGTTGCTTTGGGGCTGGGCTCCACGGAATGTGTCCTCCTgactgtgatggcctatgaccggtTCAATGCCATCTGCCGGCCCCTCCACTATGGCATAACCATGCACAAAAAGCATCTTCAGCAGTTAGCAGCTGTGGCCTGGAGCAGTGGTTTTGTGGGGTCCACTGTTCAGACAGTCCTTGTTTTCCAATTTCCTCTGTGCAGCCACCACAGGGTGGATGACTTTGTCTGCGAGGTGCCTGCCCTGATGAAAATCACCTGTGTGGACACAGCCTTCCTGGAAAATGAGCTCACCATAGCAGGTGCTCTCTATGTGGTTATGCCCCTGGGGCTTATTCTGGTCTCCTATGGTTGCATTGTTAGAAGTGTGCTGAGGATAAAATCTGCTGAAGGCAGGAGGAGAGCATTTGGGACATGTGGATCCCACCTGATTGCTGTAGTTTTGTTCTTTGGGACTCTAATTTCTGTCTACATGCAGCCCAAGAGCAAATACTCACAGAATCACAGTAAATTCCTCACTCTCTTCTACACTGTAGTGACACCCTCTCTTAATCCTTTGATCTATACCTtgagaaataaagacattaaatGGGCTCTGAAGAGGCTACTTAAAAGAGACCCAAGTTAA